A genome region from Hevea brasiliensis isolate MT/VB/25A 57/8 chromosome 7, ASM3005281v1, whole genome shotgun sequence includes the following:
- the LOC110673700 gene encoding cysteine-rich receptor-like protein kinase 3 → MILSPFCLLAEKIERRMNTSFPYGYYVISLLFCSCFLVKISLSDPRATEAGRMCSNRTAPMQERQIFVANFLATMDAVTPLIARLQYGAVINGTGNNTVYTFGECMKDLDQTDCNLCFAQCKTQVLRCLPFQRGTRGGRLFYDGCYLRYDDYNFFNETLSSQDETACADGDFSGGNKTVFSANAMELVRNLSVQAVRNDGFFVGSVNRNNVSVYGLAQCWELVNGSACETCLANAVSKIANCTPKEEGRVLNAGCYLRYSIQKFYNNSGAPSESGGSSHLAVILAVTSSTVAVVLFVTTAVFFMKKRIAEKRRQRKELGALLTTVNNSKLNFSYESLEKATNYFHLSNKLGQGGSGSVYKGVLPDGKVVAIKRLLFNTRQWVDHFFNEVNLISDIEHKNLVKLLGCSITGPESLLVYEYVPNQSLHDYLFARNNVQLQPLTLEMRYNIILGTAEGLAYLHEESELRIIHRDIKLSNILLDEDFTPKIADFGLARLFPQDKTHITTAIAGTLGYMAPEYVVRGKLTEKADVYSFGVLVIEIVGGKRNNAFVQDSCSILQMVWNLHGTGRLCEAVDPILDGNFQEEEASRLLQIGLLCVQASAEQRPAMSVVVKMLTNNHEIPQPTQPPPFLNPSNSSEISPHSRPVISSSQAESYTQSSGNSMTQSWIEPR, encoded by the exons ATGATTCTCTCTCCCTTCTGTTTGCTTGCCGAGAAAATTGAGAGAAGAATGAACACTTCTTTCCCATATGGTTATTATGTGATCTCTCTGCTTTTCTGTTCCTGTTTCTTGGTGAAAATTTCCTTGTCTGATCCAAGAGCTACGGAGGCAGGTCGGATGTGCTCAAACAGAACAGCCCCGATGCAAGAGAGGCAAATCTTCGTAGCAAATTTCTTAGCTACAATGGACGCAGTGACTCCTTTGATTGCGAGGCTACAGTACGGAGCTGTTATCAACGGGACAGGTAACAATACAGTATATACCTTTGGTGAGTGCATGAAAGATCTTGATCAAACAGATTGCAATCTCTGTTTCGCCCAGTGCAAGACTCAGGTTTTGAGGTGCCTCCCTTTCCAAAGAGGCACTCGTGGGGGCAGACTTTTCTACGATGGGTGCTATTTAAGGTACGATGATTATAATTTCTTTAACGAGACGCTGAGTTCACAGGACGAAACAGCATGTGCAGATGGGGATTTTTCTGGCGGAAATAAGACTGTTTTCAGCGCTAATGCTATGGAGTTGGTGAGGAATTTGAGTGTGCAAGCCGTCAGAAATGATGGGTTTTTTGTGGGGTCTGTGAATAGAAATAATGTTTCTGTTTATGGATTGGCTCAGTGTTGGGAGTTGGTGAATGGGAGTGCTTGCGAGACTTGTCTGGCAAATGCTGTATCTAAGATTGCCAATTGTACTCCGAAGGAAGAAGGAAGGGTTTTGAATGCTGGTTGTTACTTGAGATACTCCATTCAGAAATTCTACAACAATTCAGGGGCCCCTTCAGAAAGTGGAG GAAGCAGCCACTTAGCGGTTATACTGGCTGTTACATCATCCACTGTGGCTGTGGTATTGTTTGTTACAACggctgttttcttcatgaagaagagaaTTGCAGAAAAGAGGAGAC AAAGGAAAGAACTTGGTGCTCTATTAACCACAGTGAATAATTCCAAGCTCAATTTCTCATATGAATCTCTTGAGAAAGCCACAAattactttcacctttccaataAGCTGGGACAAGGAGGATCCGGTTCAGTTTACAAG GGGGTATTGCCTGATGGAAAAGTTGTTGCTATAAAGAGGCTTTTATTCAACACAAGGCAATGGGTAGATCATTTCTTCAATGAAGTCAATTTGATTAGCGACATTGAGCACAAGAACCTTGTGAAGTTGCTGGGATGCAGCATCACAGGACCAGAAAGCCTTCTTGTTTATGAATACGTACCGAATCAAAGTCTTCATGATTATCTCTTTG CTAGAAATAATGTTCAGCTTCAACCACTGACATTGGAGATGAGGTATAACATCATATTGGGCACAGCAGAGGGCTTGGCCTATCTTCATGAGGAATCTGAGCTAAGAATAATACATAGAGACATAAAATTAAGCAATATTCTGCTTGATGAGGACTTCACACCAAAGATTGCTGACTTTGGACTAGCAAGATTATTTCCACAAGATAAGACTCATATTACCACTGCAATTGCTGGCACATT AGGTTATATGGCTCCAGAATATGTTGTTCGTGGCAAATTGACTGAGAAGGCTGATGTTTACAGTTTTGGAGTTCTTGTCATAGAAATTGTTGGTGGAAAGAGGAACAATGCTTTCGTTCAAGATTCATGTTCTATCCTGCAAATG GTTTGGAACCTTCATGGAACTGGTAGACTGTGTGAAGCTGTTGATCCAATCTTAGACGGTAATTTTCAAGAGGAGGAAGCATCTCGATTGCTTCAAATAGGCCTACTTTGTGTGCAGGCTTCTGCAGAACAGCGTCCAGCAATGTCAGTTGTTGTTAAAATGCTTACCAATAACCATGAAATTCCTCAGCCAACACAACCACCACCATTTCTCAATCCTAGTAATAGTTCAGAAATCAGCCCACATTCTAGACCtgtcatttcaagttctcaggcTGAGTCTTACACCCAGTCTTCAGGTAACAGCATGACACAAAGCTGGATTGAGCCCAGATGA